CGGTTTGGCGTCGATTTTCTTGCAGCCGTAGGGCTGCTTGCGAGGCCGCTTTCGCGCCGCCATTCGTATTGAAAATGGGAAGGGGAAGGCTCAGGTTCATGCCGAAGAGTTGATTGGAGCGATTCGCCTCTCGCTGCACTTTGACGCTCGGGCCGATCGCCAAAATGGGCCACGCTTCGCTGCGGGCCACGTCAAGGTCGGCTTGGGCTGCCGCGATCTCGGCATCGAAAAGTCGCGCTTGCGAGGACGGCGCGGGAGACGCTGGCCGTTTCATTTCGGGCCACGATTTCGGGGCGGGGGGGAGAAGGCGGCGCAAGTTTGGACCCGTCGTTCCGGCTTTGCTTCGGAAGAAGGCTTCGAGGCCCGCGATCTCGTCGGCGAGCGCGACGGCTTTGAACTGAAATTCGCCGTAGGCCGACTGAAACAGCGACAGGGACACCTCTTGCTCGGGATTGAGTCCGGGGCGTCGCGCGTACTGTGAAATCAGCTTCGCGTAGCTCTGCAGGGTCTCGTCGACGATCTCGATCTCGTGAGCCGTTTGCCGCAAACGATGCAGTCTGAGAATGGATTCGCGACGGAGTTCCGCGCGGGCGAGTTGATGGCGAAGTTCCGCGATCCGGACTTGGCTTTCCGCGACGGAGCGGCGCGCGGCGCGCCGCGCGCCGAGTTCAAGGGGGATCGCGAGGGAGAGATCGGTT
The window above is part of the Pseudobdellovibrionaceae bacterium genome. Proteins encoded here:
- a CDS encoding TolC family protein; amino-acid sequence: MNRLISLTGLLALTCAISTARAECPSPTSINELFACLEEQSAELQSSRLEVERNKAQIGAAEQWKNPEFSAETFQGDADGTRQSETDLSLAIPLELGARRAARRSVAESQVRIAELRHQLARAELRRESILRLHRLRQTAHEIEIVDETLQSYAKLISQYARRPGLNPEQEVSLSLFQSAYGEFQFKAVALADEIAGLEAFFRSKAGTTGPNLRRLLPPAPKSWPEMKRPASPAPSSQARLFDAEIAAAQADLDVARSEAWPILAIGPSVKVQREANRSNQLFGMNLSLPLPIFNTNGGAKAASQAALRLQENRRQTGLREQGIQREELARIYRQSVKALNEGPSHQDMEKRHKAVDRLFGRGMIPSALVIESHRTHFELERSRNEREATAIDSLLEAQILDGILPEVGT